The following proteins are co-located in the Orenia marismortui DSM 5156 genome:
- a CDS encoding Gp138 family membrane-puncturing spike protein: protein MNLNKLIKGMLDKELEDIHIALPAKIQNYDPEKMIADIVVLAKKELGEEEVEIPPVLEVPVSHFKAGPFIIRPPYNRGDVVQVLFNERAIDNLLASNRAESPEFNRKHSLDDAIVIAGLKTERESSYPSDHQEDFLIYNRDTQEKAVLKKAGGAILEVNDLVVESSDIKLGSKDASEALALLSELEDVINTFNKHTHTAPSGTTGTPLKPISELEMPSGTSKVVAE, encoded by the coding sequence AAGGAGTTGGAGGATATTCACATAGCCTTACCAGCTAAGATACAGAACTATGATCCTGAGAAGATGATAGCTGACATAGTGGTTTTAGCTAAGAAAGAATTAGGAGAGGAAGAGGTGGAGATTCCTCCAGTGCTTGAAGTTCCAGTATCTCATTTTAAGGCTGGTCCTTTTATTATTAGACCACCTTATAATCGTGGTGATGTGGTCCAGGTACTTTTCAATGAGAGAGCTATTGATAATTTATTGGCCAGTAATAGAGCTGAAAGTCCTGAATTTAATAGAAAGCATAGTTTAGATGATGCAATAGTTATAGCTGGACTTAAAACTGAAAGAGAAAGCAGTTATCCTTCTGATCACCAGGAGGATTTTTTAATCTACAATAGAGATACTCAAGAAAAAGCAGTTTTAAAGAAAGCTGGAGGAGCAATTTTAGAGGTTAATGATTTAGTAGTAGAGTCAAGTGATATTAAATTAGGCTCTAAAGATGCTTCTGAAGCTCTGGCATTATTATCTGAACTTGAAGATGTAATTAACACTTTTAACAAACATACCCATACTGCTCCTAGTGGTACAACAGGTACTCCACTTAAACCTATTAGTGAATTAGAGATGCCTAGTGGTACATCTAAGGTGGTGGCTGAATGA